One genomic region from Leptospira montravelensis encodes:
- a CDS encoding methyl-accepting chemotaxis protein, which produces MSFEKEYLEELFIFITRFWNSHGNSLQNHYVSFHSPLLQMSFTVLCVIAGIFVGLFSYWIGKKSLLKTILEISNFSKEVSLGNFKGILNIDSNDEIGEFVSHYNEVMEKLKESILSTKLLAIEINQSMSEQKIATNDLSSNTQKLSEKYEWMNQDTANNSQNLFYSISQFNILCHSMDGLMSQIKELSSAISKLKIISDSAIDRTKKFERRFVYLEDSLISLKSKMDRIRLSSDEITKTVVVVQTISDKINLLSLNAAIESARAGENGRGFAVVSEEISKLATQTGNSLKLIQSLVRENNSEVSMGMEVFQENFNTVNELSQETKRITAEFESLGYEMNQQIENQTNVSKEANESIEISNIIQSYLEKYQNSVETTKRIIDEMGELGTANAASAEELSAASEEIVHITHQLVKNMEYYQF; this is translated from the coding sequence ATGAGTTTTGAAAAAGAGTATCTTGAGGAATTATTTATATTTATCACTCGTTTTTGGAATTCTCATGGGAATTCTCTTCAGAACCATTACGTTTCGTTTCATTCTCCGCTATTACAAATGTCTTTTACTGTGTTATGTGTGATTGCGGGAATATTTGTAGGTTTATTTTCCTATTGGATTGGAAAAAAATCACTATTAAAAACAATACTTGAAATTAGTAATTTTTCAAAGGAAGTATCACTCGGAAACTTTAAAGGAATATTAAATATTGATTCAAATGATGAGATTGGAGAATTTGTTTCCCATTATAACGAGGTAATGGAGAAATTAAAAGAATCAATTTTAAGCACAAAATTATTAGCAATTGAAATCAATCAGTCAATGTCTGAACAAAAAATTGCTACCAATGATTTATCTAGCAATACTCAGAAATTATCTGAAAAGTATGAATGGATGAATCAGGATACAGCAAACAATTCACAAAATCTTTTTTATTCCATTTCACAATTTAATATTTTATGCCATTCAATGGATGGGTTGATGAGTCAGATTAAAGAGTTATCTAGTGCCATATCGAAATTAAAAATAATTTCTGATAGTGCTATTGATAGGACAAAAAAATTTGAAAGAAGGTTTGTCTATTTAGAGGATAGTTTGATATCTTTAAAGTCCAAGATGGATAGAATCCGACTTAGTTCTGATGAAATCACTAAAACGGTTGTGGTGGTTCAAACCATATCAGATAAAATCAATTTATTGTCTTTAAATGCTGCTATTGAATCTGCTCGTGCTGGTGAAAATGGTCGAGGATTTGCAGTAGTCTCTGAAGAGATTTCTAAATTAGCAACTCAAACAGGTAATAGTTTAAAATTAATTCAATCGCTTGTCAGAGAGAATAACAGTGAAGTCAGTATGGGTATGGAAGTATTCCAGGAAAATTTTAATACCGTGAATGAATTGTCTCAAGAGACAAAACGAATCACTGCTGAATTTGAATCATTGGGTTATGAAATGAACCAACAAATAGAGAATCAAACAAATGTGTCAAAGGAAGCAAATGAAAGTATTGAAATTTCGAATATCATCCAATCTTATTTAGAAAAATACCAGAACTCTGTGGAAACAACAAAACGAATCATTGATGAGATGGGTGAGTTAGGTACAGCCAATGCGGCCTCTGCAGAAGAATTATCTGCAGCCTCTGAGGAGATTGTTCATATAACGCATCAATTGGTAAAAAATATGGAATATTACCAATTTTAA
- a CDS encoding small lipoprotein: MKNSIISLLLFGVIGCSNIYSPMGVKGKDAKKQIRDLNSNLGLLSFPLLLSSASSTSSSSSNTNFICPTESNANLGSASDSTAANFTLPAANNYVDLDAKAGGSLYFRSNASASSTAYIVKVLQTANTSSTASCTYTTGASACTGAISAALTLTTTTTTLSATYCLAIKCTAAAYIRIQPSATATSTSSSSTNSFLSLALAPEILKSVSGIEDDKYYTKDSLEKCKEGLTNISLLQTASLSASFGNVREVSYCNKPLSIISSGVDSSGIAALQGNECKLDEVNPIGF, translated from the coding sequence ATGAAAAATAGTATTATTAGTCTATTATTGTTTGGTGTTATTGGATGTTCCAATATATATTCCCCAATGGGAGTCAAAGGAAAAGATGCAAAAAAACAAATTAGGGATTTGAATAGTAATTTAGGATTATTATCCTTTCCTCTCCTTCTTTCCTCGGCAAGTTCCACTAGTTCTTCTAGCTCAAATACAAATTTTATTTGTCCTACCGAATCAAATGCCAATTTAGGTTCTGCCAGTGATTCTACAGCTGCAAATTTTACATTGCCGGCTGCGAATAATTATGTTGATTTAGATGCCAAAGCAGGTGGATCATTATATTTTCGATCGAATGCCTCTGCATCCAGCACAGCTTATATCGTTAAAGTGTTGCAGACTGCAAACACTAGTTCTACTGCTTCTTGTACTTATACAACGGGTGCCAGTGCCTGTACAGGCGCAATTTCTGCGGCTTTGACATTAACAACTACAACTACCACTCTATCGGCAACTTATTGCCTTGCCATTAAATGTACAGCAGCTGCCTATATCAGAATCCAACCTTCAGCGACGGCAACAAGTACTTCTTCATCTAGTACTAATTCATTTTTGTCTTTAGCACTTGCACCTGAAATCTTAAAATCAGTTTCAGGTATTGAGGATGATAAATATTATACAAAGGATTCATTAGAAAAATGTAAAGAAGGTTTAACCAATATTTCTCTTCTGCAAACAGCGTCGTTAAGTGCCTCTTTTGGCAATGTGAGAGAAGTTTCCTATTGTAATAAACCTTTGTCTATTATTTCTTCAGGAGTTGATAGTAGCGGCATTGCTGCCTTACAAGGAAATGAATGTAAATTAGATGAAGTGAATCCGATCGGATTCTAA
- a CDS encoding adenylate/guanylate cyclase domain-containing protein: MKWIYLFLGDPKKHSLEHRLFNTVSLTNGLLNLLGVFGVLYLENYQILISLNVGSGLLMLAMYYLSRFKSIYFSLYWPFNLTILFYLASMWFFNGGSVGGNHYYLIPSLVIALILIRNHNIWLVYSIYIGVSASLYLTEYFHKDWVVGYASEMDRYLDAGGNYLFVQILTGILIFILSRNLNIERKKSETLLLNILPETIAEELKREARVIPKRYELTSVLFCDMAGFTKIAEKMNAEELVGELDTIFREFDRICKEYRLEKIKTIGDAYMAVGGVPEENQTNSVDAVLCGLMFQQYMAEQKEIHSLRGREFWEIRLGIHSGPLVAGVVGTDKFAYDVWGDTVNTASRLESSGVTGEVNISSQVFEEVKFYFECEPRGFVSIKNKADIEMYLVKGFLPEYADPINSKMPNVLFRRLYESGALFTSSEV, encoded by the coding sequence ATGAAATGGATATACCTCTTTCTCGGAGATCCGAAAAAACATTCTCTCGAACACCGGTTGTTTAATACAGTTTCGCTAACTAACGGATTATTGAACTTACTAGGTGTATTTGGTGTCCTTTATCTAGAAAACTACCAGATACTCATCTCATTAAATGTTGGTTCTGGACTCCTTATGCTTGCCATGTACTACCTAAGCCGATTCAAAAGTATCTATTTTTCATTGTATTGGCCCTTCAATTTAACAATTCTTTTTTATCTTGCATCCATGTGGTTTTTTAATGGTGGTTCGGTAGGAGGAAATCATTATTATTTGATTCCATCTCTTGTAATCGCTTTGATCCTCATCCGTAATCACAATATTTGGTTGGTTTATTCGATATACATTGGAGTATCTGCATCACTTTATTTGACAGAATACTTTCATAAAGATTGGGTTGTTGGTTATGCAAGTGAAATGGACCGTTACCTCGATGCAGGTGGTAATTATTTATTCGTTCAAATTTTGACAGGTATTTTGATTTTTATATTAAGTCGAAATTTGAATATAGAACGGAAAAAATCAGAAACATTACTTTTAAATATTTTACCTGAAACCATCGCTGAAGAATTAAAAAGAGAAGCTCGTGTTATACCTAAAAGGTACGAACTTACATCTGTATTGTTTTGTGATATGGCAGGTTTTACAAAAATTGCTGAGAAAATGAATGCGGAAGAATTAGTAGGCGAATTAGATACTATTTTTCGTGAATTTGATCGTATATGCAAAGAATATAGGTTAGAAAAAATTAAAACCATTGGCGATGCCTATATGGCGGTTGGTGGAGTACCTGAAGAAAACCAAACTAATTCCGTTGATGCAGTGTTATGTGGATTAATGTTTCAACAGTATATGGCAGAACAAAAAGAAATTCATTCTTTGCGCGGACGTGAATTTTGGGAGATTCGTTTGGGAATTCACAGTGGTCCACTGGTCGCAGGAGTTGTTGGAACAGATAAATTTGCTTATGATGTCTGGGGAGATACAGTCAATACCGCAAGTCGATTAGAGAGTTCAGGTGTAACGGGCGAGGTGAATATTTCTTCCCAAGTGTTTGAAGAGGTAAAGTTTTACTTTGAATGTGAACCAAGAGGATTTGTATCTATTAAAAATAAAGCAGATATTGAAATGTATTTAGTAAAAGGGTTTTTACCTGAATATGCAGATCCAATCAATTCTAAAATGCCAAACGTACTTTTTAGACGTTTATATGAATCGGGCGCTTTATTTACAAGTAGTGAAGTATGA
- a CDS encoding alpha/beta fold hydrolase, producing the protein MFLLPFLTLIFCSNDSIEGEEPIQSANLPWQQFHIHFLSNDCKAKKILLVLVHGSPGSSSDFKTYLKNKELQDKFCIFVPDRFGYGESANKESLPSIFKQGNALAQIIETYINKESYTFEKAIFVGHSYGGPIAIVMSMAKIPTFPRKIQTILLSSPSDPDLEELHWYNHLANIQIFQWFLPKSWIFSNEEMFTLKFDLEQLTTKLGKCNLDLLSVHGENDQLVPLENVYYFTKRKLNIKHRFQILKGENHFIPWTSFAEIKSILLAEGSK; encoded by the coding sequence TTGTTTCTACTACCTTTTTTGACATTAATTTTTTGTTCTAATGATTCCATAGAAGGGGAAGAACCCATTCAAAGTGCCAATTTACCTTGGCAGCAATTTCATATTCATTTTTTATCAAATGATTGTAAGGCGAAAAAAATACTTTTAGTTTTGGTGCATGGCTCTCCAGGTTCCTCCTCGGATTTTAAAACGTATCTGAAAAATAAGGAACTTCAGGACAAGTTTTGCATTTTTGTTCCTGATCGATTCGGTTATGGTGAATCTGCAAACAAAGAATCTTTACCTAGTATTTTCAAACAAGGGAATGCATTGGCACAGATCATTGAAACCTATATAAACAAAGAAAGTTATACTTTTGAAAAAGCGATCTTTGTTGGTCACTCTTATGGGGGGCCAATTGCAATTGTAATGTCTATGGCAAAGATTCCAACCTTTCCTAGGAAGATACAAACTATTTTACTTTCGAGTCCATCTGACCCAGATTTAGAAGAACTACATTGGTATAACCATTTAGCAAATATCCAAATTTTCCAATGGTTCCTTCCCAAGTCCTGGATTTTCAGTAATGAAGAAATGTTTACATTAAAATTTGATTTAGAACAACTAACAACGAAATTAGGAAAATGCAATTTGGATTTATTATCGGTGCATGGAGAAAATGACCAATTAGTTCCTTTGGAAAATGTATATTACTTTACGAAAAGGAAACTAAATATAAAACATAGGTTTCAAATCCTAAAGGGCGAAAACCATTTTATACCCTGGACTAGTTTTGCAGAAATCAAATCAATTTTATTAGCCGAAGGTTCTAAATGA
- a CDS encoding DoxX family protein: MKLPNIQSILFHLARFVAAVIIAQTLFFKFSGSNESKFIFSTLGMEPWGRYGLAVLESFCVLFLLNPSFVWFGSLLSLNLMLGAILSHFVFLGIVVQDDGGLLFFLAIVVFLLSCYLFYVERKKVPYLKEYLD; this comes from the coding sequence ATGAAATTACCAAACATTCAATCCATTTTGTTTCATCTCGCCCGATTTGTGGCGGCTGTCATCATTGCACAAACTTTGTTTTTTAAATTTTCTGGTTCCAATGAATCTAAGTTTATTTTTTCCACTTTAGGTATGGAACCTTGGGGAAGATATGGGCTTGCGGTTTTGGAATCATTTTGTGTTTTGTTTTTACTCAACCCTTCTTTTGTATGGTTTGGTTCTCTTTTAAGTTTAAATTTAATGTTAGGTGCCATTTTATCACATTTTGTATTTTTAGGAATTGTTGTACAAGATGATGGCGGATTGCTCTTTTTTTTGGCTATCGTTGTATTTTTACTTTCTTGTTATCTTTTTTATGTAGAGAGAAAAAAAGTACCTTATCTAAAAGAGTATTTAGATTAG
- a CDS encoding VTT domain-containing protein, whose amino-acid sequence MTNEVNFFQISVVMVLTLFFSTFLSEDLTCIGAGLLAREGKIQLSLAILVTGLGIFVGDCLLYLIGNLVRRGFHHSNFFKSTVLNWESKDIFTDWRHHFRKSIFLSRFLPGTRLPLYLSSGFFGLPFFPFLYTSLFAVSLWTTILVCIVFIYGNLVSVYWKTNNTILLILTVGLSFYLLYQILRLVIFEKERKNFIFYTSKISQLEFWPASLFYLPLVPYLLFLILRYRGIRYITTVNPGILASGIAGESKAEILNLIPKESVSRFLLVPKENENSISQIKNWMLENEIEFPIIAKPDKGERGFLIKKINSLEESFLLLKTYPLDWLFQEYETGPYEVGIFYYRFPKNKKGNIFSITDKIFPKIIGDGFSDLKTLISNHPRYRFQKLVHINHNKHQHNRILSLGESISIGSIGNHIQGCMFQDGNHWRSSQLEKIILQIGDSIPGFYFGRFDIRFSDPEKFKEGKDFKIIELNGATSESTNLYDPKFSIFKSYSILFGQWKILFQIGYENYKTGVSLYPYNKLYQLIKNHKKYKEKYLD is encoded by the coding sequence TTGACCAACGAGGTAAATTTCTTTCAAATTTCCGTAGTGATGGTTTTAACATTATTTTTTTCAACTTTCCTTTCAGAAGACCTGACCTGTATTGGCGCCGGACTTCTAGCCAGGGAAGGAAAAATACAACTTTCCTTGGCCATTTTGGTGACAGGTCTTGGAATTTTTGTTGGAGACTGCTTATTGTATTTAATAGGAAATCTTGTTAGGCGAGGATTTCATCATTCCAATTTTTTTAAAAGTACGGTCTTAAACTGGGAGTCCAAAGATATATTTACGGACTGGCGCCATCATTTCCGGAAATCAATTTTTCTTTCCAGGTTTTTACCTGGGACTCGATTACCACTTTATCTTAGTAGTGGTTTTTTTGGCCTTCCCTTCTTTCCTTTTTTATACACTAGCCTATTTGCAGTCTCACTATGGACAACGATCTTAGTTTGTATCGTTTTTATTTATGGAAATTTAGTAAGCGTATACTGGAAAACAAACAATACAATCCTCTTAATTCTGACAGTAGGTCTTAGTTTTTATCTTCTTTATCAAATCCTTCGATTGGTTATTTTCGAGAAGGAAAGAAAGAATTTTATATTTTATACATCCAAAATATCTCAACTGGAATTTTGGCCGGCTTCCTTATTTTATCTGCCTCTTGTGCCCTATCTACTTTTTTTAATTTTACGTTATAGAGGGATTCGTTATATCACAACTGTCAACCCAGGGATTTTAGCTTCAGGAATTGCCGGGGAATCCAAGGCGGAGATTCTAAATTTAATTCCGAAAGAATCTGTATCACGTTTTTTACTAGTTCCCAAGGAAAACGAAAATTCGATTTCTCAAATCAAAAATTGGATGTTGGAAAATGAAATAGAATTTCCCATAATCGCCAAACCAGACAAAGGCGAACGTGGATTTTTAATTAAAAAAATAAATTCCTTAGAAGAATCTTTTTTACTTCTCAAAACATATCCCCTCGACTGGCTTTTTCAAGAATATGAAACAGGGCCGTATGAAGTGGGGATTTTTTATTATCGTTTTCCAAAAAACAAAAAGGGTAATATCTTTTCTATCACAGATAAAATTTTTCCAAAAATTATAGGTGATGGTTTTTCGGATTTAAAAACCTTAATTTCGAACCATCCAAGATATCGATTCCAAAAATTAGTACATATAAACCACAACAAACACCAACACAATAGAATTTTATCTTTAGGCGAATCTATTTCCATTGGGTCTATAGGAAATCATATACAAGGTTGTATGTTTCAAGACGGAAACCATTGGAGGTCAAGTCAGTTAGAAAAAATAATCCTACAAATTGGCGATTCGATTCCAGGATTTTATTTTGGAAGGTTTGACATTCGGTTTTCCGATCCAGAAAAATTCAAAGAAGGAAAAGATTTTAAAATCATTGAACTCAATGGTGCCACCAGTGAATCAACCAATCTTTATGATCCGAAATTTTCAATTTTTAAAAGTTATTCAATTTTATTTGGTCAATGGAAAATTCTTTTCCAAATCGGATATGAAAACTATAAAACAGGTGTAAGCTTATATCCCTACAATAAACTTTATCAATTGATAAAAAATCACAAAAAGTATAAGGAAAAATACTTAGACTAA
- a CDS encoding NAD(P)H-dependent oxidoreductase yields the protein MPKILILLVHPVLEKSKANQMLLDSLPLSENITLRDLYEEYPNFFINVKAEQELLSNHQIIIFQHPLYWYSCPPLMKLWIDMVLEDGWAYGPGGNKLLGKKWIQVITTGGSKDAYSKGGFHGYSTEEFLLPFRRTAELCGMDYLNPFLVQGTFQLNEEDLQKESSRYSLFINHLLGSNYE from the coding sequence ATGCCTAAAATTTTGATTTTGTTAGTCCACCCTGTACTTGAAAAGTCGAAAGCCAACCAAATGCTCTTGGATTCTCTTCCTCTATCTGAAAACATCACCTTACGTGATTTATATGAAGAATATCCTAATTTTTTTATCAATGTAAAAGCTGAACAGGAATTATTATCCAACCACCAAATCATTATATTCCAACATCCACTGTATTGGTATAGTTGTCCTCCGCTTATGAAATTGTGGATTGATATGGTTTTAGAGGACGGTTGGGCCTATGGTCCGGGTGGAAACAAACTATTGGGGAAAAAATGGATCCAAGTCATCACTACAGGAGGTTCCAAGGATGCTTACTCTAAAGGTGGTTTTCATGGCTATTCTACCGAGGAATTTTTATTACCGTTTCGCAGAACAGCAGAACTTTGCGGTATGGATTATTTAAATCCTTTTTTGGTTCAGGGAACGTTTCAATTAAACGAAGAAGATCTGCAAAAAGAATCTAGCCGATATTCTTTGTTTATTAATCATTTGTTAGGTAGTAATTATGAATGA
- a CDS encoding monovalent cation:proton antiporter-2 (CPA2) family protein translates to MNELGFFVQALIYLTSAIIIVPIANRLGLGSVLGYLIAGIVIGPFVFGFVGTEGKDMLHFAEFGVVMMLFAIGLELELDLLWRLKFWLLGLGGLQIILTTAITAGFAFGFGFHWKPSLALGLILSLSSTAIVLQTLKEKGLMKSVSGQAAFSVLLFQDMAVIPILAIFPMLSDAEVTTSSQGHSLIEHLPGYAKTLVVLSVVVGIILVGRYLLSPFFRLLAKSGNREIFTGASLLLVIAISVLMGAVGVSAALGTFLGGVVLASSEYRHELESNIEPFKGLLLGLFFLSVGASMDIPVVINSPSKILGIVFGIIFIKALVLFLLGLTFRLPLDQNLYFSLALSQVGEFSFVLFGYSEGLGLFREESIIILVACVAVSMAITPVLLLLYEKTFFGLLESKIPKIHSDQNIHKQENPVIICGFGRFGNMLGRFLRSNGIAITILDFDADRVEMLGRFGFKVYFGDPTRLELLESAGLEHVKVLVAALDNPEKQTELIRNVSQHYPQIKIVARAGDREDAYNLKEMGVTYIYRETRETAVQMGKDVLKILGTRAHTAEKAKNLFLKHDDDTFHELFALRADRVQYMSHAKQRNAELERLMFVDLGKEEELGRDPWSEMER, encoded by the coding sequence ATGAATGAGCTCGGTTTTTTTGTTCAAGCTTTAATTTATCTCACAAGTGCAATCATTATCGTTCCTATTGCAAATCGATTAGGTCTTGGGTCAGTTCTTGGTTATTTGATTGCAGGAATTGTCATAGGTCCTTTTGTTTTTGGATTTGTTGGAACCGAAGGAAAGGATATGTTGCACTTTGCCGAATTCGGCGTAGTGATGATGTTATTTGCAATTGGTTTAGAACTTGAGTTGGATCTACTTTGGCGGTTAAAGTTTTGGTTACTTGGTCTCGGTGGGTTACAAATCATCCTAACTACAGCGATTACCGCAGGTTTTGCTTTTGGATTTGGGTTTCACTGGAAACCATCGTTGGCACTCGGACTAATTCTTTCTTTATCTTCTACAGCCATTGTATTACAAACATTGAAAGAAAAGGGACTTATGAAATCGGTTTCTGGGCAGGCAGCTTTTTCTGTACTTTTGTTCCAAGATATGGCAGTCATTCCGATACTCGCCATATTTCCTATGTTAAGCGATGCTGAAGTAACCACATCTTCGCAGGGACATTCTCTGATTGAACATTTACCTGGTTATGCAAAAACTTTGGTAGTTTTGTCTGTTGTGGTCGGAATTATTTTAGTCGGAAGATATTTACTCAGCCCATTTTTTAGATTACTTGCCAAGTCGGGAAATCGAGAAATCTTTACAGGGGCAAGTTTGTTACTTGTAATCGCCATATCGGTGTTAATGGGGGCTGTGGGGGTGTCGGCAGCACTCGGAACCTTTTTAGGAGGAGTGGTCCTTGCCAGTAGTGAATACCGCCATGAATTAGAAAGTAATATTGAACCGTTTAAGGGACTTTTGCTCGGTTTGTTTTTCCTTAGTGTTGGTGCTTCGATGGACATTCCAGTGGTCATAAATAGTCCAAGCAAAATTTTAGGAATTGTGTTTGGTATCATTTTTATCAAAGCATTGGTTCTATTTTTACTCGGATTAACATTTCGGCTTCCTCTAGATCAAAACCTATATTTTTCCTTAGCACTTTCTCAGGTGGGGGAGTTCTCATTTGTTTTGTTTGGATATTCGGAAGGTTTGGGACTTTTTAGGGAAGAATCGATTATCATTTTAGTGGCTTGTGTGGCAGTAAGTATGGCAATTACTCCCGTACTTCTTTTGTTATATGAAAAAACTTTTTTTGGACTCTTAGAATCGAAAATTCCCAAAATACATTCCGACCAAAATATTCATAAACAAGAAAACCCTGTGATCATTTGTGGATTTGGTAGGTTCGGTAATATGTTAGGTAGGTTCCTACGTTCCAACGGAATCGCTATTACCATTTTAGATTTTGATGCAGACCGTGTAGAGATGTTGGGTCGTTTTGGATTTAAAGTGTATTTTGGTGATCCCACTCGTTTGGAGTTATTAGAGTCAGCAGGATTGGAACATGTTAAGGTGTTAGTGGCCGCTTTGGACAATCCTGAAAAACAAACAGAACTCATTCGAAACGTAAGCCAACATTATCCACAAATCAAAATTGTGGCAAGAGCTGGCGATAGGGAAGATGCCTATAATTTAAAGGAAATGGGAGTGACATACATTTATCGAGAGACTAGGGAAACCGCAGTCCAAATGGGAAAGGATGTATTAAAAATTTTAGGAACTAGGGCACATACTGCTGAAAAAGCAAAAAATCTTTTTTTAAAACATGATGATGATACCTTCCACGAACTTTTTGCACTGAGGGCTGACAGAGTGCAATATATGAGTCATGCTAAACAGAGAAACGCAGAGTTAGAAAGGTTGATGTTTGTGGACTTAGGAAAAGAAGAGGAACTTGGAAGAGATCCTTGGAGTGAGATGGAGAGGTAG
- a CDS encoding peptidylprolyl isomerase translates to MSVLRAILKTNKGEIRIDLYPDKTPNTVANFVNLAQRNFYNGLKFHRVIEDFMIQGGCPQGTGTGGPGYKFRDEFDSSLKHNKPGILSMANAGPGTNGSQFFITHVPTPWLDGKHSVFGAVVDEADQQVVNAIRQGDVIETITIEGDPSSVLAVAKPFLDEWNQILDSKK, encoded by the coding sequence ATGAGCGTACTTAGAGCAATTCTCAAAACAAACAAAGGCGAAATTCGCATTGATTTGTATCCTGACAAAACACCCAATACTGTAGCCAATTTCGTAAACCTAGCACAAAGGAATTTTTACAATGGACTCAAATTCCATAGGGTCATTGAAGACTTTATGATCCAAGGTGGATGCCCACAAGGAACAGGAACCGGTGGACCAGGTTATAAATTCCGAGATGAGTTTGATTCTAGTTTAAAACATAACAAACCAGGAATTCTTTCTATGGCCAACGCAGGACCTGGAACCAATGGGAGTCAGTTTTTTATTACACACGTCCCCACTCCTTGGCTTGATGGAAAACATTCTGTATTTGGTGCTGTTGTCGATGAAGCTGACCAACAAGTAGTGAATGCGATCCGACAAGGTGATGTCATCGAAACAATCACGATCGAAGGTGACCCGTCTTCCGTGTTAGCAGTGGCAAAACCCTTTTTGGATGAGTGGAACCAAATTCTAGATTCTAAAAAATAA
- a CDS encoding rhodanese-like domain-containing protein — MKKNIILLFIIFAIPLFSGTSKKKKIKQVPIENKLINYGEFKRIVNRSEGERETHRLTEEQFLNLMNEEGVILLDARSENRFHILHIKGAKNLPFTEFTKESLAEIIPLKNTKILIYCNNNFEGNQEAFAAKSPAASLNLSTYNSLKAYGYESIYELGPLLDVKKTILPLVTDQPEP; from the coding sequence ATGAAAAAAAACATAATTCTTTTATTTATCATTTTTGCAATTCCTCTGTTTTCCGGAACTTCCAAAAAGAAAAAAATAAAACAGGTCCCGATTGAAAACAAACTCATTAATTACGGAGAATTCAAAAGGATCGTCAATCGTTCCGAAGGGGAAAGAGAAACTCATCGCCTAACAGAAGAACAATTTTTGAATTTGATGAACGAAGAAGGTGTTATATTACTTGATGCAAGAAGCGAAAATCGTTTCCATATTTTGCATATAAAAGGAGCAAAAAATCTTCCTTTCACTGAATTCACTAAAGAATCATTAGCAGAGATCATTCCTCTGAAAAATACAAAAATCCTAATTTACTGTAACAATAATTTTGAAGGAAACCAGGAAGCCTTTGCTGCCAAAAGTCCTGCCGCTTCTCTCAATTTATCTACATACAACTCACTCAAAGCTTACGGGTATGAATCGATTTACGAATTAGGACCACTTCTCGATGTGAAAAAAACTATACTTCCACTCGTAACGGACCAACCGGAACCTTGA